The Dendropsophus ebraccatus isolate aDenEbr1 chromosome 11, aDenEbr1.pat, whole genome shotgun sequence genomic interval ACAATTTCTATAGTACACGTTAGAAAGAATATATGACATATGTAAGGGCTGTACGTTTGTTACATACTGTAAATAAAAGCTAAAAGTGGAAAGATTATTAGAAAGGAACACAGCATGAAACCTTCCCTATTAAAACTTTCTTCATATGCTCGTACTGTAAATGCTTTTTCACCTGTCTGTAAAACTGTGATTTTAGTACTTATCCTATTGTATTATTATCCTATTGTATGTTTGCTTCCAGACTTACTTATTGAGAACACAAGTCCATTGTCTGAAGTATTTTTGGGAAAAGTCTTCTTTCCATCTGAATATTTCCAGCTGTGTTTAAGTTTAGGGTTGGTTCCAATGATGAGTATTGGGCTTAGTGACGCATAAGAGGATGCTAAGAATACCCGGATATCGTTCATGTTGGGGCTTACATTAGACAAAGTCAGTGTATAAACCCACATTGAGTTATCTAGTCCATATAGTATCACATAGAGGGCGACTAATAAGATGACCGCTCTGGAGGCTTTGTACTCAGTTGACGTTTTCTGACCTCTATCTGAACTCCTGATTCCTCTTACAGTTCTCTCATGTTGAAccagagtatatactatgtaaaTGCTCGCAAGCATCATCAGTGTTACAAAAATAAAATCACGAAGAGCATAAAAAGTTCCATTGACAATGTATGTTGTATAGGTTACAAAGTCAACATCACAATACACCAAGTGCAAAGTGTATGGTGAAGATGTTGTGTTTTTCCTGGCATGTGTAATAAGAATGTTGTAAGAATACATTGAAATAAGGAGAACACAGAGAATGATCATGACGGTCATGACATTTTGTGAGACCTTCTGTTTCAGGTAGCTCCACACTTTAGTTGATGGGGCAATGAGAATGCACTGGTGACAACTTAGTAGACTGGTGATACCAATGGACATAGCTCTACTCACTCTGTATGTAAATATCATAAATTTACATTCAGACTCATCAAGTAAATCCTCTAGACCTATAGCGTTCAGGAGCTGGAAGATGATTCTAGAAAAAATGACTAGAAGATTGGCTGTTGCCAACATGGTCAGTATTATATTGGTTGGAAGAAGCTTTTTTTCAATGATTTTGACTAAGACAAATTGTGTAATAATGAACATATTTCCTGGAATCCCAATTATTACAAGTAGGAAAAACCCAATCGTTTTTAGGAGAAGATAAGGATCCATGTGACCTGAAGTCTTCTATGTCTGTAACCTGGAAAAGCAGAAATAATTGCATAAAATGTAGGAGGCTATACAAAGCAACAAGTATCCTGACAGACTCTAATAACAGCAGCAACAAGGGCAAAGACTTGTGTAATTATACATAATATAACATAAGATGAAAACTAAAGAAAGAAAACATAAGATTTATAGTGAATGTGATCCATGGATGTATGGTGAACATCCCTCACTTATCATACTGCACCACTGCTGTGGGGATGTAGAAATGATAACTGCGGCCTGTATTTA includes:
- the LOC138767358 gene encoding olfactory receptor class A-like protein 1 codes for the protein MDPYLLLKTIGFFLLVIIGIPGNMFIITQFVLVKIIEKKLLPTNIILTMLATANLLVIFSRIIFQLLNAIGLEDLLDESECKFMIFTYRVSRAMSIGITSLLSCHQCILIAPSTKVWSYLKQKVSQNVMTVMIILCVLLISMYSYNILITHARKNTTSSPYTLHLVYCDVDFVTYTTYIVNGTFYALRDFIFVTLMMLASIYIVYTLVQHERTVRGIRSSDRGQKTSTEYKASRAVILLVALYVILYGLDNSMWVYTLTLSNVSPNMNDIRVFLASSYASLSPILIIGTNPKLKHSWKYSDGKKTFPKNTSDNGLVFSIKAKEGGVQPHLVNRLVFRKAQALDGYSKALSGLNNSLACYNEPGLCLDPGQLLCDSTWNATTRLLVRKNRNPHTTSCL